One part of the Deltaproteobacteria bacterium genome encodes these proteins:
- the dnaJ gene encoding molecular chaperone DnaJ: protein MKRDYYEVLGVSRHADARELKTAYRKLAQKFHPDRNPDNDEAEERFKEAAEAYEVLSDADKRARYDQFGHAGVGGAGGDPFAGFRGGGFGSVSDIFGDIFGDIFGGRGGRGRGADLRYNLELTFEEAAFGTEKDIVVPRHLRCETCGGGGAKPGTRPERCGTCGGAGEVRFSQGFFAVSRPCPQCEGRGEVISDPCDDCGGKGLRVKESKLNVKIPAGVDSGTRLKLSGEGESGLGGNPPGDLFVVCRVKEHPIFIRDDSEVLCELPITFPQAALGDEIQVPTLDGKVKMRIPEGTQTGKVFRLKGKGIPRLGGNGRGDQHVRIVVETPSGLDAKQRELLEQFAAASGEEVSPQARSFFEKVKDLFD, encoded by the coding sequence ATGAAGCGCGACTACTACGAGGTCCTGGGGGTGTCGCGCCATGCCGACGCCCGGGAGCTGAAGACCGCCTACCGGAAGCTGGCCCAGAAGTTCCACCCCGACCGCAACCCGGACAACGACGAGGCCGAGGAGCGCTTCAAGGAGGCGGCCGAGGCCTACGAGGTCCTCTCGGACGCCGACAAGCGGGCCCGCTACGACCAGTTCGGCCACGCCGGGGTCGGCGGCGCCGGCGGGGACCCCTTCGCCGGCTTCCGTGGCGGGGGCTTCGGCTCGGTGAGCGACATCTTCGGGGACATCTTCGGCGACATCTTCGGGGGCCGCGGCGGCCGGGGCCGGGGCGCCGACCTGCGCTACAACCTCGAGCTCACCTTCGAGGAGGCCGCCTTCGGCACCGAGAAGGACATCGTGGTCCCCCGCCACCTGCGCTGCGAGACCTGCGGCGGCGGAGGGGCCAAGCCCGGCACCCGCCCGGAGCGCTGCGGCACCTGCGGCGGCGCCGGTGAGGTCCGCTTCTCCCAGGGCTTCTTCGCGGTGAGCCGCCCCTGCCCCCAGTGCGAGGGCCGGGGCGAGGTGATCTCCGATCCCTGCGACGACTGCGGCGGCAAGGGCCTGCGGGTGAAGGAGAGCAAGCTCAACGTGAAGATCCCCGCGGGCGTCGACTCCGGCACCCGCCTGAAGCTCTCGGGCGAGGGTGAGTCGGGGCTCGGCGGGAATCCCCCGGGCGACCTCTTCGTGGTCTGCCGGGTCAAGGAGCACCCGATCTTCATCCGGGACGACTCCGAGGTCCTCTGCGAGCTGCCCATCACCTTCCCCCAGGCGGCCCTCGGCGACGAGATCCAGGTGCCCACCCTCGACGGGAAGGTGAAGATGCGCATCCCCGAGGGCACCCAGACCGGCAAGGTCTTCCGCCTCAAGGGCAAGGGGATCCCCCGCCTCGGCGGCAACGGGCGGGGCGATCAGCACGTCCGGATCGTGGTGGAGACGCCCAGCGGCCTCGACGCCAAGCAGCGGGAGCTGCTCGAGCAGTTCGCGGCGGCGAGTGGGGAAGAGGTGAGTCCGCAGGCGAGGTCCTTCTTCGAGAAGGTCAAGGACCTGTTCGACTAG
- a CDS encoding response regulator: MARILVVDDSLAAGRQLERLLVEQGSHDVIHHARNGAEAVKQFVADAPELVMMDIVMPVMDGLQALRAILGRDAGARVIMVSSVGGVGEKVNEALRLGARAVVSKPFEAEEVLATVERVLAEES; this comes from the coding sequence ATGGCGCGCATTCTCGTGGTCGATGATTCGCTGGCTGCCGGCCGGCAGCTCGAGCGCCTGCTGGTCGAGCAGGGCTCCCACGACGTGATCCACCATGCCCGCAACGGGGCCGAGGCCGTGAAGCAGTTCGTGGCCGACGCTCCGGAGCTGGTGATGATGGACATCGTGATGCCGGTCATGGACGGCCTGCAGGCGCTGCGGGCGATCCTCGGGCGGGACGCGGGGGCGCGCGTGATCATGGTTTCCTCTGTCGGGGGCGTGGGTGAGAAAGTGAACGAGGCCCTCCGACTGGGTGCGCGAGCAGTCGTCTCCAAGCCTTTCGAGGCCGAAGAGGTGCTCGCCACGGTGGAGCGAGTCCTGGCGGAAGAGAGCTAG
- a CDS encoding GTPase domain-containing protein, whose translation MQLNAAQRELALKIVYYGPGLSGKTTNLQAIHKRLDAASRGRLMTLDTADDRTLFFDLLPIYFQSEGGLKVKIKLYTVPGQVMHNSTRRLVLRGADGIAFIADSQRSQSRANNEYWQNMLSNLRENGIEYGKIPIAVQFNKRDLPDIRSSEELGEIAERGREPIFEAIAIQGIGVLETFHGLLRMTWRDLEAKHDLKRKFGLREDEFLRSVFEKLDTTGCDLPPEILGGES comes from the coding sequence ATGCAGCTGAATGCCGCTCAGCGCGAGCTCGCGCTCAAGATCGTCTATTACGGGCCCGGGCTGTCCGGAAAGACGACCAACCTCCAGGCGATCCACAAGCGCCTGGATGCGGCCTCCCGCGGCCGGCTGATGACCCTGGACACGGCGGACGATCGGACCCTCTTCTTCGACCTGCTGCCGATCTACTTCCAGTCCGAGGGCGGGCTGAAGGTGAAGATCAAGCTCTACACGGTGCCGGGGCAGGTCATGCACAACTCGACCCGCCGGCTGGTGCTGCGCGGGGCGGACGGGATCGCCTTCATCGCCGACAGCCAGCGCAGCCAGAGCCGCGCCAACAACGAGTACTGGCAGAACATGCTCTCGAACCTGCGGGAGAACGGCATCGAGTACGGGAAGATCCCGATCGCGGTGCAGTTCAACAAGCGGGACCTGCCCGACATCCGTTCGAGCGAGGAGCTCGGCGAGATCGCCGAGCGGGGCCGGGAGCCCATCTTCGAGGCCATCGCCATCCAGGGGATCGGCGTCCTGGAGACCTTCCACGGGCTCCTGCGCATGACCTGGCGGGACCTCGAGGCGAAGCATGACCTGAAGCGAAAGTTCGGGCTCAGAGAGGACGAGTTCCTCCGGTCGGTCTTCGAGAAGCTCGACACCACGGGCTGCGACCTGCCGCCCGAGATCCTGGGGGGGGAATCGTGA
- a CDS encoding penicillin-binding protein activator gives MKRLAYLLPLLFLLPACPKRVVVVDGVEVPYEEAAGRAYASAMQKVEQKGGAEGIEALRDYIEHYPEADETDAAYFHLARLYREGGDDAAARGALSTLLERHPFSDFTATAQLMLGEMHLEAEQYNDAMQILKPAYKKLDGAGQQRAARALSEAAVGVQDWQGAVAWLAELKKHARDDAEKERIDAMLLDLVDGKLPAVGLAQLRADLDEDSPVMPMVVMKLALVQVHLRDYRRAYELLGIYLREHPEGPHAERARALSSRIEKLAQVSPLTVGLVLPLSGTYKPFGEDVLKGIGMALDVEVEGEKGKKKDQKKGEAAPRKSPVRLVIRDSKGDPDEAARQIEALVMEERAVAVIGPLLQSTAVSAAVKAEELGLPLIALSRAEGLTELGSWIFRNAVTDQAQARGLVEFAADQLGARTFGILWPKKPYGEALARHFWDAVEARGLEVRAAEIYEHDQTTFKEPIKRMVGRYYLSYREEYRREKDKIEWTVKDEYKKRKALEALRDGLEPVADFDVLFVPDDYKTIGLIAPALAAEDIITNVCDARDLERIKKTVDKKELPLVRLMGPNAWNNQALVERGGKYVHCSVLIDGFFSDSKRLETRNFVDAYQRTYETEKKPGYLVAHGYDTARIVRQIIEGASPQTRAAFRETLLSVKAFPGATGDIDVRASGELEKRLFILTVDRDGIHEWEAEGAAGDVPAEADKKAK, from the coding sequence ATGAAGCGCCTCGCCTACCTCCTCCCCCTCCTCTTCCTCCTGCCCGCCTGCCCCAAGCGGGTCGTCGTCGTGGATGGAGTCGAGGTCCCCTACGAGGAGGCGGCCGGCAGGGCCTACGCCTCGGCGATGCAGAAGGTCGAGCAGAAGGGGGGCGCCGAGGGGATCGAGGCCCTGCGGGACTACATCGAGCACTACCCCGAGGCCGACGAGACGGACGCGGCCTACTTCCACCTCGCCCGGCTCTACCGGGAGGGGGGGGACGACGCCGCGGCCCGGGGGGCGCTCTCGACCCTGCTGGAGCGGCACCCCTTCTCGGACTTCACCGCCACCGCCCAGCTGATGCTGGGCGAGATGCACCTCGAGGCCGAGCAGTACAACGACGCGATGCAGATCCTGAAGCCCGCCTACAAGAAGCTCGACGGGGCGGGGCAGCAGCGGGCGGCCCGGGCCCTCTCCGAGGCGGCGGTCGGCGTCCAGGACTGGCAGGGCGCGGTGGCCTGGCTCGCCGAGCTGAAGAAGCACGCCCGGGACGACGCCGAGAAGGAGCGCATCGACGCGATGCTCCTCGACCTGGTCGACGGCAAGCTCCCGGCGGTGGGCCTGGCTCAGCTGCGGGCCGACCTCGACGAGGACTCCCCGGTGATGCCGATGGTGGTGATGAAGCTCGCCCTGGTGCAGGTGCACCTGCGCGACTACCGCCGGGCCTACGAGCTGCTGGGGATCTACCTGCGCGAGCACCCCGAGGGGCCCCACGCCGAGCGGGCCCGGGCCCTCTCGAGCCGGATCGAGAAGCTCGCCCAGGTCAGCCCCCTCACGGTGGGCCTCGTCCTCCCCCTCTCGGGCACCTACAAGCCCTTCGGTGAGGACGTCCTCAAGGGCATCGGCATGGCCCTCGACGTCGAGGTGGAGGGCGAGAAGGGCAAGAAGAAGGACCAGAAGAAGGGCGAGGCGGCTCCCCGCAAGTCGCCGGTGCGGCTGGTCATCAGGGACTCCAAGGGCGACCCCGACGAGGCCGCCCGGCAGATCGAGGCCCTGGTGATGGAGGAGCGGGCCGTGGCCGTGATCGGGCCCCTGCTCCAGTCCACCGCGGTCAGCGCCGCGGTGAAGGCCGAGGAGCTGGGCCTGCCGCTGATCGCGCTCTCCCGGGCCGAGGGCCTCACCGAGCTGGGCTCCTGGATCTTCCGCAACGCCGTCACCGATCAGGCTCAGGCCAGGGGGCTGGTGGAGTTCGCCGCCGATCAGCTCGGCGCCAGGACCTTCGGCATCCTCTGGCCGAAGAAGCCCTACGGCGAGGCCCTGGCCCGCCACTTCTGGGACGCCGTCGAGGCGAGGGGCCTCGAGGTGCGGGCCGCCGAGATCTACGAGCACGACCAGACCACCTTCAAGGAGCCCATCAAGAGGATGGTCGGCCGCTACTACCTCTCCTACCGGGAGGAGTACCGCCGCGAGAAGGACAAGATCGAGTGGACGGTGAAGGACGAGTACAAGAAGCGCAAGGCCCTCGAGGCCCTGCGCGACGGTCTCGAGCCGGTCGCCGACTTCGACGTCCTCTTCGTGCCCGACGACTACAAGACCATCGGGCTGATCGCTCCGGCCCTGGCCGCCGAGGACATCATCACCAACGTCTGCGACGCGCGGGACCTCGAGCGGATCAAGAAGACCGTCGACAAGAAGGAGCTGCCCCTGGTGAGGCTGATGGGGCCGAACGCCTGGAACAACCAGGCCCTGGTCGAGCGGGGTGGGAAGTACGTCCACTGCTCGGTGCTGATCGACGGCTTCTTCTCGGACAGCAAGCGCCTCGAGACCCGCAACTTCGTCGACGCCTACCAGCGGACCTACGAGACCGAGAAGAAGCCCGGCTACCTCGTGGCCCACGGCTACGACACCGCGCGGATCGTCCGGCAGATCATCGAGGGCGCCTCGCCCCAGACCCGGGCCGCCTTCCGCGAGACCCTCCTCTCCGTGAAGGCCTTCCCCGGGGCCACCGGCGACATCGACGTGCGGGCCTCCGGCGAGCTGGAGAAGCGCCTCTTCATCCTGACCGTGGACCGCGACGGCATCCACGAGTGGGAGGCCGAGGGCGCCGCCGGCGACGTGCCGGCGGAGGCGGACAAGAAGGCCAAGTAG
- a CDS encoding ATP-binding protein — MEGSAPSSGIDRTPTLKELVPREAFTDLCRSYVDLYGIGIKVFDADGTRLVDLKVGNGDFCGYVFSKGNGRQQCTATVGRVKDTPFELGALQGKALPEKVAIATCFTGLRYVTLPIIHELDLLGKVIFGPFRPAELAELPATVTSLSADFDVAEALGYIEKVRQAPDATILKIMEHFWLVLEVIIHAGYQAQLTSTMHIESVTESHRELMHKNRQLEESLEKLKELDRLKSNFLATVSHELRTPLTSVIGYSEMLLEGLAGDLQPEQTEYVRTIMEKGENLLQIISSILDISKIESGSVQLSLGEVDMAEVARAAISTVLPQAQRKELKLDTRLETALPRVPADRSKVRQCMVNLLANAVKFTPDGGTVILEVQRYTGPRRRVPDDPDGAFDLFEPRENHFVRVAVIDSGIGIPPDKLDRVFDTFYQVDNSPTREYGGTGLGLSIVKSYVEAHGGEIWVDSNMGGGSTFAFLLPLEATTGVPLPPEKSSR, encoded by the coding sequence ATGGAAGGCTCGGCGCCGAGCTCCGGCATCGACCGGACGCCCACCCTCAAGGAGCTGGTCCCCCGGGAGGCCTTCACGGACCTCTGCCGCAGCTACGTCGACCTCTACGGTATCGGTATCAAGGTCTTCGACGCCGACGGCACCCGCCTGGTCGACCTCAAGGTCGGCAACGGCGACTTCTGCGGCTACGTCTTCAGCAAGGGGAACGGGCGGCAGCAGTGCACCGCAACCGTCGGCCGGGTGAAGGACACCCCCTTCGAGCTCGGCGCGCTCCAGGGCAAGGCCCTCCCCGAGAAGGTCGCCATCGCGACCTGCTTCACGGGCCTCCGCTACGTGACCCTGCCGATCATCCACGAGCTCGATCTGCTCGGGAAGGTGATCTTCGGGCCCTTCCGCCCCGCCGAGCTGGCCGAGCTGCCCGCCACCGTGACCTCCCTCTCCGCCGACTTCGACGTCGCGGAGGCCCTCGGCTACATCGAGAAGGTCCGCCAGGCGCCGGACGCCACCATCCTGAAGATCATGGAGCACTTCTGGCTGGTGCTCGAGGTGATCATCCACGCGGGCTACCAGGCGCAGCTCACCAGCACGATGCACATCGAGTCGGTGACCGAGTCGCACCGGGAGCTGATGCACAAGAACCGGCAGCTCGAGGAGTCCCTCGAGAAGCTCAAGGAGCTCGACCGCCTCAAGTCGAACTTCCTGGCCACGGTGAGCCACGAGCTGCGCACCCCCCTGACCAGCGTCATCGGCTACTCCGAGATGCTCCTCGAGGGGCTCGCCGGCGACCTCCAGCCCGAGCAGACCGAGTACGTGCGCACGATCATGGAGAAGGGCGAGAACCTCCTCCAGATCATCTCGTCGATCCTCGACATCTCGAAGATCGAGAGCGGCAGCGTGCAGCTCTCCCTCGGGGAGGTCGACATGGCCGAGGTCGCGCGGGCGGCGATCAGCACGGTGCTGCCGCAGGCTCAGCGCAAGGAGCTGAAGCTCGACACCCGCCTCGAGACCGCCCTGCCGCGGGTGCCCGCCGATCGGTCCAAGGTGCGGCAGTGCATGGTGAACCTGCTGGCCAACGCCGTGAAGTTCACGCCCGACGGGGGCACCGTGATCCTCGAGGTGCAGCGCTACACCGGCCCGCGGCGGCGGGTGCCCGACGATCCCGACGGCGCCTTCGATCTCTTCGAGCCGCGCGAGAACCACTTCGTCCGGGTGGCGGTGATCGACTCGGGGATCGGCATCCCGCCGGACAAGCTCGATCGGGTCTTCGACACCTTCTACCAGGTCGACAACAGCCCGACCCGCGAGTACGGCGGCACCGGGCTGGGCCTCTCGATCGTGAAGTCCTACGTCGAGGCGCACGGCGGCGAGATCTGGGTGGACAGCAACATGGGCGGGGGCAGCACCTTCGCCTTCCTGCTGCCCCTCGAGGCCACCACCGGCGTCCCCCTGCCTCCGGAAAAGAGCAGCCGGTGA
- a CDS encoding 2-hydroxychromene-2-carboxylate isomerase, with protein sequence MAETVELFYDFGSPYSYLASTRIEALIERTGAVLAWRPFLLGGVFKSLGTISPAETSASKARWMLRDLEQWAAFYEVPYRMNPHFPVNTLRAMRLAVAAEERGHQVPLARRLFADMWVEGKDLADPAVLAEALKAIGAPKGLLERTDSGHVKERLKANTEEAVSRGAFGAPAIFVGEELFWGNDRLDFLERRLERGP encoded by the coding sequence ATGGCCGAGACCGTCGAGCTCTTCTACGACTTCGGAAGTCCCTACAGCTACCTGGCCTCCACCCGGATCGAGGCGCTGATCGAGCGCACCGGGGCGGTGCTGGCCTGGCGCCCCTTCCTCCTCGGGGGGGTCTTCAAGTCCCTCGGGACGATCTCGCCGGCCGAGACCAGCGCGTCCAAGGCCCGCTGGATGCTGCGGGATCTGGAGCAGTGGGCGGCCTTCTACGAGGTCCCCTACCGGATGAACCCTCACTTCCCCGTGAACACCCTGCGGGCCATGCGCCTGGCGGTGGCGGCCGAGGAGCGGGGTCACCAGGTCCCCCTGGCCCGCCGCCTCTTCGCCGACATGTGGGTGGAGGGGAAGGACCTCGCCGATCCGGCGGTCCTGGCCGAGGCGCTGAAGGCCATCGGCGCGCCGAAGGGTCTGCTCGAGCGCACGGACTCCGGGCACGTGAAGGAGCGCCTCAAGGCCAACACCGAGGAGGCCGTCTCCCGGGGCGCCTTCGGGGCGCCCGCGATCTTCGTCGGGGAGGAGCTCTTCTGGGGCAACGATCGCCTCGACTTCCTCGAGCGGCGCCTGGAGCGCGGCCCGTGA
- a CDS encoding response regulator has translation MSRILVVEDDEAIRKMEERILVEAGHQVDLCVDVAGARIRLAAPNLPDLVVLDLMMPGDSGLDLSREMRADPRLEKIPVVVVTARTGAEAMRAGFDAGATHYLSKPFTKQKLLEIVELALGESE, from the coding sequence GTGAGTCGCATACTGGTGGTCGAGGACGATGAGGCCATCCGCAAGATGGAGGAGCGGATCCTCGTCGAGGCGGGGCATCAGGTGGACCTCTGCGTGGACGTCGCCGGGGCGCGGATCCGGCTGGCCGCGCCGAACCTGCCCGACCTCGTGGTCCTCGACCTGATGATGCCCGGCGACTCGGGCCTCGACCTCTCCCGGGAGATGCGCGCCGATCCGCGCCTCGAGAAGATCCCGGTGGTGGTGGTCACCGCCCGCACCGGGGCCGAGGCCATGCGGGCCGGCTTCGACGCCGGCGCGACCCACTACCTCTCCAAGCCCTTCACCAAGCAGAAGCTGCTGGAGATCGTCGAGCTCGCCCTGGGCGAGAGCGAATGA
- the thiL gene encoding thiamine-phosphate kinase: protein MSRAGAPPGDELRILADWLSLFPTAGPRVVIGPGDDAAALRCAPGKVLVTTTDAMVEGVHFLREAFPARAVGRKALAVNLSDLAAMGASSRWLLCSLVIPPGLGRRWLREAGEGMAGLCRAEGVTLVGGNISAGPKLELHLTLLGEADPARLLRRSGAREGDGIWVSGTLGDAALGLSRLQGLSRPPARPGKLQLRQLEPTARTVLGRALAGRQLASACLDVSDGLALDLRRLCEASGVGARIALEHLPLSAPARRALSRMEDPWAPPVSGGEDYELLFTVPPGKTRALERFLARSGHAATRIGEITQERRVKLVLPGGKVYRPASLGYRHQA from the coding sequence ATGAGCCGCGCGGGGGCGCCGCCCGGGGACGAGCTGCGGATCCTCGCCGACTGGCTCTCCCTCTTCCCCACGGCCGGCCCCCGGGTGGTGATCGGCCCCGGTGACGACGCCGCGGCCCTGCGCTGCGCGCCGGGGAAGGTGCTGGTGACCACCACCGACGCCATGGTGGAGGGCGTCCACTTCCTCCGGGAGGCCTTCCCGGCGCGGGCGGTGGGGCGCAAGGCCCTGGCGGTGAACCTCTCGGATCTGGCCGCCATGGGGGCGAGCTCCCGCTGGCTGCTCTGCTCCCTGGTGATCCCCCCCGGCCTCGGCCGCCGCTGGCTGCGCGAGGCGGGCGAGGGCATGGCCGGGCTCTGCCGGGCCGAGGGCGTGACCCTGGTGGGCGGCAACATCAGCGCCGGGCCGAAGCTCGAGCTGCACCTCACCCTCCTGGGGGAGGCCGACCCCGCCCGCCTGCTGCGCCGCTCCGGCGCCCGGGAGGGGGACGGGATCTGGGTCAGCGGGACCCTGGGCGACGCGGCCCTGGGGCTCTCCCGGCTCCAGGGCCTCTCGCGGCCCCCGGCGCGGCCGGGGAAGCTGCAGCTGCGCCAGCTCGAGCCCACCGCGCGCACCGTGCTCGGGAGGGCCCTGGCCGGCCGGCAGCTGGCCAGCGCCTGCCTCGACGTCTCGGACGGGCTGGCCCTCGACCTGCGGCGCCTCTGCGAGGCCTCGGGGGTGGGGGCGAGGATCGCCCTGGAGCACCTGCCCCTCTCCGCCCCCGCCCGCCGCGCCCTCTCCCGGATGGAGGATCCCTGGGCGCCGCCGGTGAGCGGCGGCGAGGACTACGAGCTGCTCTTCACCGTCCCGCCCGGGAAGACCCGCGCCCTGGAGCGCTTCCTCGCCCGCAGCGGCCACGCGGCGACCCGCATCGGGGAGATCACGCAGGAGCGAAGGGTGAAGCTGGTGCTGCCGGGGGGGAAGGTGTACCGGCCGGCGAGCCTGGGGTACCGGCACCAGGCCTGA
- a CDS encoding ATP-dependent DNA helicase has product MSEPGLIEVLGPGGRLAEASEGYEDRPQQRRMADAVARALARGHHLTVEAGTGTGKTLAYLLPAVLSGRRIVVSTATKALQDQVFEKDLPLLAEVLGRPISAARLKGRGNYVCLTRKARFDAQPTFERREEGATYDAIDAWVKTTESGDKAELHAVPETHSAWSQICSTSDSCTGQKCEAWELCFVTREREKAAQAQVVVVNHHLFFADLSLKSSSAGQLGGAEVIPPYEAVIFDEAHALEDVATTFFGVSFSSRQCTDLARDAGRVAAAQPELASALGEAAARLERRAKAFFACLPGEEGRGALEPRTVEDCLEERDALREALKLLAAVASEAREDEEVQSLGRRAREGESALFLVTTLDDPTLVYWMDRRARSTVLQASPIDVAPVLQEILLRQVDVCTFTSATLATNGGLGFFQNRIGLVEEGEERFEQESLILDSPFDYERQAALYVPTGLPEPNRPGFVEAVAEEALQLIELTGGRAFVLCTSRRNMFAIHDLIAGRFDAPLYLQGQAPKQALLERFQEAPSVLVATQSFWEGVDVPGDALSLVIIDKLPFASPGDPIVAARMRALEEAGKSAFGHYQLPQAALALKQGFGRLIRTRRDRGIVAICDERLATRRYRGHFLRTLPPAPRFRDRDALALWWAEAREQLDSRAGASPVG; this is encoded by the coding sequence TTGAGCGAACCCGGGCTGATCGAGGTGCTCGGCCCGGGGGGCCGGCTGGCCGAGGCGAGTGAGGGCTACGAGGACCGCCCGCAGCAGCGGCGCATGGCCGACGCCGTCGCGCGGGCCCTCGCCCGGGGGCACCACCTCACGGTGGAGGCCGGCACCGGCACCGGCAAGACCCTGGCCTACCTCCTGCCGGCCGTCCTCTCGGGCCGGCGGATCGTCGTCTCGACGGCCACCAAGGCGCTGCAGGATCAGGTCTTCGAGAAGGACCTCCCCCTCCTCGCCGAGGTCCTCGGGCGGCCCATCTCCGCCGCGCGCCTCAAGGGTAGGGGCAACTACGTCTGCCTGACCCGCAAGGCCCGCTTCGACGCCCAGCCCACCTTCGAGCGGCGGGAGGAGGGGGCCACCTACGACGCGATCGACGCCTGGGTGAAGACCACCGAGAGCGGGGACAAGGCCGAGCTGCACGCCGTGCCCGAGACCCACTCCGCCTGGTCCCAGATCTGCTCGACCTCCGACTCCTGCACCGGCCAGAAGTGCGAGGCCTGGGAGCTCTGCTTCGTGACCCGCGAGCGGGAGAAGGCGGCGCAGGCCCAGGTGGTCGTGGTCAACCACCACCTCTTCTTCGCCGATCTGTCCCTGAAGTCCTCCTCCGCCGGGCAGCTGGGGGGCGCCGAGGTGATCCCCCCCTACGAGGCGGTGATCTTCGACGAGGCCCACGCCCTGGAGGACGTGGCCACGACCTTCTTCGGGGTGAGCTTCTCCTCCCGTCAGTGCACCGACCTGGCCCGGGACGCCGGCCGCGTCGCGGCGGCGCAGCCCGAGCTCGCCAGCGCGTTGGGCGAGGCGGCCGCGAGGCTGGAGCGGCGCGCCAAGGCCTTCTTCGCCTGCCTCCCCGGCGAGGAGGGGCGCGGCGCCCTCGAGCCCCGCACGGTCGAGGACTGCCTGGAGGAGCGCGACGCCCTGCGGGAGGCCCTGAAGCTGCTGGCGGCGGTGGCCTCGGAGGCGCGGGAGGACGAGGAGGTCCAGAGCCTGGGCCGCCGGGCCCGGGAGGGCGAGTCGGCCCTCTTCCTGGTGACGACCCTCGACGATCCCACGCTGGTCTACTGGATGGACCGGCGGGCGCGCAGCACGGTCCTGCAGGCCTCGCCCATCGACGTGGCGCCGGTGCTGCAGGAGATCCTGCTGCGGCAGGTGGACGTCTGCACCTTCACCTCGGCGACCCTGGCCACCAACGGCGGCCTGGGCTTCTTCCAGAACCGGATCGGTCTGGTGGAGGAGGGCGAGGAGCGCTTCGAGCAGGAGAGCCTGATCCTCGACTCCCCCTTCGACTACGAGCGGCAGGCCGCCCTCTACGTCCCCACCGGCCTGCCCGAGCCCAACCGCCCGGGCTTCGTCGAGGCGGTGGCCGAGGAGGCCCTGCAGCTCATCGAGCTCACCGGCGGGCGGGCCTTCGTGCTCTGCACGAGCCGCCGCAACATGTTCGCGATCCACGATCTCATCGCGGGCCGCTTCGACGCGCCCCTCTATCTGCAGGGGCAGGCGCCCAAGCAGGCCCTCCTCGAGCGCTTCCAGGAGGCCCCCTCGGTGCTGGTCGCCACCCAGAGCTTCTGGGAGGGCGTGGACGTCCCGGGGGACGCGCTCTCCCTGGTGATCATCGACAAGCTCCCCTTCGCCTCCCCGGGCGATCCGATCGTCGCGGCCCGGATGCGGGCCCTCGAGGAGGCGGGGAAGAGCGCCTTCGGTCACTACCAGCTGCCCCAGGCGGCGCTGGCCCTCAAGCAGGGCTTCGGCCGGCTGATCCGGACCCGCCGCGATCGGGGCATCGTCGCCATCTGCGACGAGCGCCTGGCGACCCGCCGCTACCGGGGTCACTTCCTGCGTACGCTGCCGCCGGCGCCGCGCTTCCGGGACCGGGACGCGCTCGCGCTCTGGTGGGCCGAGGCGCGGGAACAACTGGATTCCAGGGCAGGGGCTTCTCCGGTAGGCTAG
- a CDS encoding chemotaxis protein CheX, which produces MSVKFFGQYLLERGTISREALLKALELQDTRNLRLGDYAVRRGYLTEAQSEQINRIQLTEDKRFGEIAKEKGLLTEEQIGELLTLQQNDYLMLGEALLEVGPLDRQTLEAELKNFKADQEKYLTDDVIFPPGVKEPSLLAIPIDLTAKMLLRIAAVTSKIGEGERSERPPVARLISVAVDFSGGLTAKYLLSLSEDIARKVALPMLGEDPGDDHEAVIDSVRELCNVICGNSAAKLAQLGKAVEIGPPMMVEGPLPAHEQAILFPLHVADGAAEVRILR; this is translated from the coding sequence GTGTCGGTCAAATTCTTCGGACAGTATCTTCTAGAGCGCGGCACCATCTCCCGCGAGGCGCTCCTGAAGGCCCTCGAGCTTCAGGACACCCGCAACCTGCGGCTGGGCGACTACGCCGTCCGGCGCGGCTACCTCACCGAGGCCCAGAGTGAGCAGATCAACCGGATCCAGCTCACCGAGGACAAGCGCTTCGGCGAGATCGCCAAGGAGAAGGGGCTCCTCACCGAGGAGCAGATCGGGGAGCTGCTCACCCTCCAGCAGAACGACTACCTGATGCTGGGCGAGGCCCTCCTCGAGGTCGGCCCGCTCGATCGGCAGACCCTCGAGGCCGAGCTGAAGAACTTCAAGGCCGATCAGGAGAAGTACCTCACCGACGACGTGATCTTCCCGCCGGGCGTGAAGGAGCCCTCGCTCCTGGCCATCCCCATCGATCTGACCGCGAAGATGCTGCTGCGCATCGCCGCGGTCACCTCGAAGATCGGCGAGGGCGAGCGCAGCGAGCGCCCGCCGGTGGCGCGCCTGATCTCGGTGGCGGTGGACTTCAGCGGCGGCCTCACCGCCAAGTACCTCCTCTCGCTCTCCGAGGACATCGCTCGCAAGGTGGCCCTGCCCATGCTGGGCGAGGATCCCGGCGACGATCACGAGGCGGTGATCGACAGCGTGCGCGAGCTCTGCAACGTGATCTGCGGCAACTCGGCGGCCAAGCTGGCCCAGCTGGGCAAGGCCGTGGAGATCGGTCCGCCGATGATGGTCGAGGGGCCTCTGCCTGCGCACGAGCAGGCGATCCTCTTCCCCCTCCACGTCGCCGACGGAGCAGCCGAGGTCCGCATCCTGCGCTAG